CACGCTGTCGACCTCGTGCCAGTCGTCGCCGGCCTCCCGCGCCCAGGCCGGGCGCCGGATGGCGAGGAGCGGCACGCCTGCCGCGCGGCTCGCCAGGGCGGCATTATGGGAGATGACCTTGGCGAAGGGATGGGTGGCGTCGATCAGCGCCGCGATTCCATGCTCGCGCAGGTAGGCCGCGAGCCCGTCGGCCCCGCCGAAGCCGCCGATACGGGTGTGCGCCGGGAGAGCCAGGGGCGCCGCCGTGCGCCCGGCGAGCGACAGGGTGACGTCATGATCCGGCCGCTCGGCGAGCAGCCGGACCAGGCTCGCGGCCTCGAAGGTGCCGCCCAGGATGAGGATGCGCATGGCCGCCTTCTCGCCTGAGGCTCCCGCGATGTCGAGCATTCCACCCTGGCTGTTCATCGTCGGCATCGGCGAGGATGGACGGGCCGGGCTCTCGCCCGCCGCCGCTTCGGCCCTCGACGGGGCCGGGCTGGTGGTCGGCGGGCGCCGCCACCTGGAACTCGCCGCGCCACTGTCCGCCGAGACCCTGGCCTGGCCGAGCCCGCTCTCGGATGCCTATCCGGAAATCCTCGCCCGGCGCGGGCAACCGACCTGCGTGCTCGCCACCGGCGATCCGTTCCATTACGGCGTCGGCGCGGAACTCGCCCGGCTGATGCCGGCGAGCGAGATCGCGGCCTATCCCCAGGCCTCCGCCTTCAGCCTCGCGGCGGCCCGGCTCGGCTGGCCGCTCGCCGAGGTCGCGTGCCTGACCCTGCACGGGCGGGCGCTGGAGCGGGTGATCCCGCATCTCCAGCCCGGCGCCCGGCTCCTCCTCCTGTCCTGGGACGGGTCGACGCCCGAGACACTCGCAGGCCTGCTGGCCGCACGCGGCTTTCCGCGCTCGCGCCTCACCGTGCTCGAAGCCATGGGCGGTCCCCGCGAGCGCCGCCGCAATGCCCTGGCGGCGGAGTTCTCGGAGGGCGGAATCGACCCGCTCAACACACTGGCGGTCGAGGTGGTGGCCGAGCCCGACGCCCGGGTGATTCCGCTCGCACCCGGCCTCGACGATGCCTGGTTCGAGACCGACGGCCAGCTCACCAAGGCGGAGATCCGCGCCATCACACTCGCGGCCTTGCGCCCCCGGCTCGGCCAGCTCCTGTGGGATGTCGGCGCCGGCTCGGGGTCGATCGGCATCGAGTGGTCCTTGCGTCATCCGGCAAACCGCGCGATCGCGGTCGAGGCGAAGGAGGAGCGCGCCGCCCGCATCCGCCGCAACGCGCGCGATCTCGGCGTGCCCGATCTGCGGGTCGTGATCGGCCGGGCGCCCCAAAGCCTCGCCGGGCTGCCGGCACCGGACGCAGCCTTCCTCGGCGGCGGCGTCTCCGAGCCTGCCCTGGTCGCGGCGGTCCTGGGGGCGCTTCCCAGCGGCGGGCGCCTCGTCGCCAACGCGGTGACGCTGGAGAGCGAGGCCCTGCTGCTGCGCTGTCATGCCGAACATGGCGGTACCTTGCGCCGCCTCTCGGTCGCCCGGGCCGAGCCGGTCGGTCACCTCACCGGATGGCGCCCGGCGATGCCGGTGACGCAATGGGCGCTGACGAAGCCGTGACCCTCTCGATCATCCAGGCGCGGGTTCCAGGAAGCGCCCCGCCGCCGCCCCTCCTGCACGGCCCTGCCCGCACCCCCGCCAAGGCGGCGCCCCGCGCCCTCGTCGCCGGCATCGGCTTTCGCCATGCCACCGCGGCCGAGGAGATCCTGGGGCTGGTGGCGGAGGGCCTGCGGCAGGCGGACTTGGCCGGTGCGCAACTCGCGGCTTTGGCCACCGCCGCGGACCGTGCCGGCGACCCGGCGATCCGCGCGGCGGCCGAATCCCTCGGCGTGCCGCTCGTCGCCATCGGGGTCGAGGCCCTGCGCGAGGCCGGCCGCCGGGTCGTCACCCGCTCCGTCCGCATCGAGGCCCTGCGCGGCGTCGGTTCGCTCGCCGAGGCCGCGGCGTTGGCGGCGGCCGGGCCCGAGGGCCGCCTCGTCCTGCCCCGCATCGCCTCGGCGGGCGCCACCTGCGCCCTCGCCGCCAGCGGAGACGCCCTTTCGTCATGATCCACTTCATCGGTGCCGGCCCCGGCGCGGCCGACCTCATCACCGTGCGCGGCCGCGACCTCATCGCCCGCTGTCCGGTCTGCCTTCATGCCGGCTCGCTGGTGGCGCCCGAGATTCTGTCCTGGTGCCCGCCCGGTGCGCGGATCGTCGACACCGCGCCGCTCTCCCTCGACGCGATCATCGACGTGATGAGGCAAGCCCACGCGGCCGGCCAGGAAGTGGCGCGGCTGCATTCCGGCGACCTCTCGATCTGGAGCGCGGTCGCCGAGCAGACACGCCGCCTCGACCGCCTCGGCATCCCCTACGACCTGACCCCCGGCGTCCCCTCCTTCGCCGCCGCGGCGGCCGTGCTCGGGCGCGAGTTGACGGTGCCGGAGGTGGCGCAATCGGTGGTGCTCACCCGCACCAGCGGCCGCGCCTCTGCGATGCCCGACACCGAGCGCCTCGCCGTCTTCGCGGCGACCCGGGCGACGTTGGCCATCCACCTGTCGATCCACGTCGTCGACACGGTGGTGGCGGACCTGATCCCGCATTACGGCCCGGACTGCCCGGTGGCGGTGGTGTTCCGCGCGACCTGGCCGGACGAGCGGGTCCTGCGCGGGACCCTCGCCGATATCGCGGCCCGGGTGGCGGCGGCGGGGCTGGAGCGCACGGCGCTGATCCTGGTCGGCCCCGCGCTCGGGTCGACGGATTTCCGCGAGAGCGCGCTCTACGCGGTGGATTACGACCGGCGGTTCCGGCCGGGCGGGGCCGTGGCCGCGCTGGTCGAACCCCGGTCGACGTGACCCGGTCCGCGACGGCTCCCGGCCGTTGCGGGTGTCGGACGCCGGTCGTAGACCTCGATTCATGCAGATGAGAATCGCCACCGACGCCGATGCGGCCGTGCTCGCCCGGATCCACACGGCGAGCTGGAGAAGCGCGTATCGGGGGATCCTCGATCCGGACTTCCTCGCCGGTCCGATCGAGCAGGATCGCCTGGACGCGTGGGCCGGCCGCCTCGGGCCGCATCAGCCGCACGTGACCGCCATCATCGCCGAGGACGCCGACGGGCCGCTCGGCTTCGTCTGCGCGGTCGGGGCGGAGGATGAGCGCTGGGGAACGCTGATCGACAATCTCCACGTCCTTCCCACGGCGAAGGGGCGAGGCTTGGGGACGGATTTGCTCGCAGCCGCGGCCGACTGGTCCCTGCGCGGCTACCCGGATTCAGGGATCTACCTATGGTGCTTCGAGCAGAACGAACCGGCCCGCCGCTTCTACGAGCGGCGCGGCGGCGCGATCGCGGAGCGGAGCCGACACGCCATTCCCGGCGGCGGCGACCGGACGGTGATTCGTTATCACTGGGACGATCCCGCCTCCGCCTTCGGCCTGCAACGCCCCTCCGATTGCCTCTGACGCCCGCCGAGACGGTCGATTCGATCGAGACGCGGCCCCGGGCGCCATTCCGCCGGCCGCGTATCGGATGATCGATCGCGTCGGGCGACCATGGCATCGCGTGCGATGCGGGAGCCATATCAGAACAGACTGACGACCCATTCTGCTGCATGGGCATTAAAAAAATACACGACTACCATGACAATCAACACATGCCACGGCGTTCGCGTGAAAAACGGCAATGCGATTGTAATTATGATAGATAATATAAATACTATATGAGATTTTAGATATATTTCTTTGGTCTTGTAATTCCATGCGCCGTCGAGCGGACCTTCGGTACCACCCCATGGATAGCAATCAACACTCGCGGGCCGTATCGGATCGCGACAACTCGGCGAGTAGTAAGCCTCGAAAAATTCATGAAATAAGCCTGCAAGCAGGACTGCTAAGGCAATCTGAAAAATTATTTCAACGCCGGTCGGTCTCCGGCGCCCGAACGGATTAAAGGAGACGACCGGGAGGATCGTGCGGATCATCGTGACTTCCTGTAGCCTGCACGCAACGAAACGACGATCCCGACGGCCGGCGTCGAGTGCCCCTTACCCCACCGGATGGAACGGCGCCCGCCCGACCAGCCCGCCCTCCCGGTCGAACACCACCACCTCCAGCGAACTGCCCGAGCCCGCGAGCGCCCGCGCCGCCGTCGCCCAGGCGTAGCGGGCGATGAGGTCGGCGAGCGGCAGATCGTGCCCTTGCGC
This sequence is a window from Methylobacterium sp. SyP6R. Protein-coding genes within it:
- the cbiE gene encoding precorrin-6y C5,15-methyltransferase (decarboxylating) subunit CbiE, with the protein product MAAFSPEAPAMSSIPPWLFIVGIGEDGRAGLSPAAASALDGAGLVVGGRRHLELAAPLSAETLAWPSPLSDAYPEILARRGQPTCVLATGDPFHYGVGAELARLMPASEIAAYPQASAFSLAAARLGWPLAEVACLTLHGRALERVIPHLQPGARLLLLSWDGSTPETLAGLLAARGFPRSRLTVLEAMGGPRERRRNALAAEFSEGGIDPLNTLAVEVVAEPDARVIPLAPGLDDAWFETDGQLTKAEIRAITLAALRPRLGQLLWDVGAGSGSIGIEWSLRHPANRAIAVEAKEERAARIRRNARDLGVPDLRVVIGRAPQSLAGLPAPDAAFLGGGVSEPALVAAVLGALPSGGRLVANAVTLESEALLLRCHAEHGGTLRRLSVARAEPVGHLTGWRPAMPVTQWALTKP
- a CDS encoding cobalamin biosynthesis protein, whose amino-acid sequence is MHGPARTPAKAAPRALVAGIGFRHATAAEEILGLVAEGLRQADLAGAQLAALATAADRAGDPAIRAAAESLGVPLVAIGVEALREAGRRVVTRSVRIEALRGVGSLAEAAALAAAGPEGRLVLPRIASAGATCALAASGDALSS
- the cobM gene encoding precorrin-4 C(11)-methyltransferase, giving the protein MIHFIGAGPGAADLITVRGRDLIARCPVCLHAGSLVAPEILSWCPPGARIVDTAPLSLDAIIDVMRQAHAAGQEVARLHSGDLSIWSAVAEQTRRLDRLGIPYDLTPGVPSFAAAAAVLGRELTVPEVAQSVVLTRTSGRASAMPDTERLAVFAATRATLAIHLSIHVVDTVVADLIPHYGPDCPVAVVFRATWPDERVLRGTLADIAARVAAAGLERTALILVGPALGSTDFRESALYAVDYDRRFRPGGAVAALVEPRST
- a CDS encoding GNAT family N-acetyltransferase codes for the protein MLARIHTASWRSAYRGILDPDFLAGPIEQDRLDAWAGRLGPHQPHVTAIIAEDADGPLGFVCAVGAEDERWGTLIDNLHVLPTAKGRGLGTDLLAAAADWSLRGYPDSGIYLWCFEQNEPARRFYERRGGAIAERSRHAIPGGGDRTVIRYHWDDPASAFGLQRPSDCL